Sequence from the Panulirus ornatus isolate Po-2019 chromosome 61, ASM3632096v1, whole genome shotgun sequence genome:
AGAAAAGAATCTCAAGAACTTGACGGCACCAACTGACCTTGATCACTGCagtcaaaatatatttttaaggCCAAAGGTTGATTTCAAATCCACAGAAGtatcaaatacataaacaaagaataaaaaaacaaaaacataaaggCATTTCCAGACTCTGCCTTCAAGTGGTAAAATCACATGCAAAAATTCACCTTCACTGAGACTGTATTAAACATTTACGGAAACTTTCAAATTGATCTGGTTATGTTGCACCAATGGCCAAGCAGCCGACTCATGACTTTCAATCCAAGTAAAGGTAAAACACTGAGAATGCAAAACATTGGGTCTTCTACATCATAAAGGCACAGAAACTGTGAAATACACTCTAGCTTATAAATCTAGACTCACTTGGTCCACTGTGAGCCGATATGATAGTGAAAGGTTGACTAGTATTACGCATGTCCCATATGGACAAAGCACCATCCTCTCCTCCGGCAGCCACTATGTGCTGCTGTGTAGGATGACCAGCAAGGTGGCACACAGCTATCTGTCAAAAAATAAAACAGGTTTGCTCAGCATACATGCAAATTGTTCAATGCTAGTATGCTCACCAAACTATTTGCATTAACATGCACAGACAAGAGATGAAACCCCACAGGTAAAACAAACTCCTTCCCTGTCCGATACACACTGGTAATTACATTCATTTAAGAGCTTGAGCTCTCACAAAGATAATTTTCcttcactatacatgacagcgaggGAGTGAAAGTGAGCGAATGAGGCTACTTCTTCATCTACTCCTgtcactacctcgttaacacaggaaatagcaaactTGTATGAAGGTTTTTATTCAACATACTATAATTCTTTAGCTAACAggtgatggttgatgaaaatACTATCTTCAGTTGCTATGGTAAACTTGGCTACCACAATTTTTCCTGTTGGCAGTTTAAAAGCTCTAAGCTCTGTTGGTATGAATGAATCTCataatcacagctccctatccacaaccaggccccagagacctttccatggtttaccctaaacgtttcatatgccttggttcagtccaatgacagcacgttgaccccggtataccacatcgttccaattatccTTGtttcatgcacacctttcaccctcctgcctgtacatgcacatatacacattcatacttgctcgccaccCCATCCGACAAGAAACAGCATTACCATCcaccgtgtcagcaaggtagccccaagaaacacacgaagaaaggccacaactgcatgcatccattctctagcaaacatgtgtaatgcaccaaaatcacagcacCTATCCACATACTACTCACTGGCATTTCAGAACATGAAAGCATCTGTACATCGGTGCACCTTTTTATTTATCATCTCTATGGCTTCACTCAGAGTTTTATAATCACATAACCCTCAGcttccacctttcacacattctcccaaactcagttcCTCATTTGAGTCTACCACAATAAAATGCCAAAAAGTCAGACTGCAGTATATCTATGGCTAAAGTGGTAGTAAAACATTATTGGCAAACAATAATATCATGGAAATCTCACCCTCTGATTACCTAAAAATCTCATGATCATGCCTCTTCAAGCAAGCTGAACCAGAGGGTCAATTATCAACATAATCTAACGAGCGGGATAATGATGCTTCTGTCTGATTGTTGAACCAGAGGGTCAAATCATCAATATAATCTAATGAGTAGGATAAAAATGCTTCTGTCTGATTGTTAAACCAGAGGGTTAATTATCAATCAAATCTAATAAACAGGATAATAATGCTACAGTCTCAACACTTCATGGGGTAACTAAActttaatttcatatcatgtcAGGAACTTTGATATTGATTGAAGTTTCTTAATAAATGTAATGAAGGCCACATTAACTGTAAACCTAGAGAATGTAAAATTACCTGGTCAGGACTGAGGAGTGTGGCTTTAACTGGCTGAGATGCTCGAAGGTCCCATAACTTAAGGTGTCCCTGCATATTACCCGTCACGACCTCACTGGCACGAGTGAATACCACTGCATACACACTGCAACCTCCAACACTCTCTAATGATGAAGACAGGATATAAATCAATATTATAACATCTGCTGAATCCTCTACCCCAAATGGTGAAAGCAATTACCTTTCCTTCTGTACTTTGATAACAGTTATTCTTTATGCCTAACTGCCTTTTCCTTTTCAAAAGCAAGATAGTATCGCAAAAAAAGAACAATGACCACATTTGCACAtgttcattctcaagctgtcttgAATATACCATGTCACAGAGTACGTTCAGCACCATATCTAACTCTCACTACTCTTGCAGCTTTCCACTAATAATAAGACGTTAAATAATCTTTTGTACACTAACAAATAATCAAAAGGTTAAAAATCCTACTCTTAAAGATAATTTTCTTCAAGCACTTAAAACCATGCTTTTGAGGAGAAGGCTGTCTGTAATGTAGATCAAGACACCTGATGTCTGTAATGCAAATCAAGACACCTGATTGAACCTCATTCAAACCATGAGCAATACTGTAGAGCATAATGCCTAGAAATCAAAATAAATGCAAATGTGCAAATATGCAAAAATCAAGTTACATCTGATCAAATCATTATATCTGTGGTCTCAAGACTAAATCTAAGCCTCACTTGCAAAGCAACTAACATGACATCGAATCACACTAAAAAACTTGTATGGAATGAAGATAATCAATGTTTTGTTCATTTATCAATTACGCAACCTCACAACCCCTTTGATGGGGTACCTGCTGCTTTACGGTTACATTCTGAACAGAAGTAGGGAGATTATGGCCTTCTTTGCAATGAGAAGCTCCTCAATGAGACCGTACTCCTTTTCAtctactgacgatgatacagtctcAAAAAGGGTGACTTTTCAAAAGCCGTGTAACTGTGTGCAAGCAGGTCCATCTTTGAGGATTTacaatatataacaaaaaatgagctgcaggtcctgggtaacacattTATGGGACTAAATAAAAAGTCTACCCATGGGAACTAGGCATCCCTGCCCTCTTCCCAGCCTCTTGGGACTGGGTCGGGGAACGCCAgttctggaaaaaaaattaaaggtgaATATACGCACTTGATCTAACCTACGTATACAAGAAGGAGTGAGAAATAACAGACAGACATAAAAAAGTAAAGAtagaaagaaacagatggatggaaacagaaaagtaaataaaaaataaagctcGCTCAAGAATATAGTAGTATTTGTCTCCTGTCCAACACTTAATTGGAAGTAACGATGCAGAGTTTGTATACCATCACTTATGACTGCTTCCCAGTACAAAGCTATCAAACAAAATGAAAGCAACGATCTACAGTGATGGAAACACCTGCATGTAGACAACATCTGATTTTCACAAGACTACAGTAGTGTCTACCTGAAAATACTTTGATGAGACAAATGTCCAGTCAGTAATCATTTGTTATTCCTGGTAATGTAATATTCTCCGAGGTCAGTAGAAAAGATAAGAATTTTCATACCAtctcaatgaatatccttacaaccATAATTAATACAATGAAATTCACTGTGTATCCATGCAAAATGTGgagactttacaaaaaaaaaaaaaaaaaaaaaaaaaaaaatatatatatatggcttaatGCATGGGATCTGAGCCTCAAGTAATGATCTCATCGTACTACTCGGGTACGCCAGGACTATATGGCCCTCCTAATTTGGAAGGGTATGGCAGAAAATGGGGAGAACCTTTACTTGATTTGCTTACACGAGTTATCATCAGTTttcaaatatacaaaaaaattgctttctttatcattctgcacattttcatattcatttttcatgCATTCATGGATGGTTACCTAAATACAGCATATCATCCTGGGTACATCCATGAATGTTCCGACACCCTgccctgagccttcgaggagaaatCCTCGCTTAGTTCTTTCTTCAGTTCCTAATCATAAAAGTGATAATACTATTTATCACTAAGACTTTCCCTCTTagcctcagtcatctgttcttgacactaactCTACGGGAAAAGGTGAATATGTATTGGGAGGGGACAGGAGAAAAGGGTTTTTGGCCCTATTCTACATTCACCTATCCTCAGTATTAGTCTTATTTATCGAAAAATTCCTCACAAATTACATACTATACTTAATAAAAGCATATCTATTCATGAGAATTTGATTTTCCTAAAATATACTGTTATCCATTTTCATCACACATAAAAATATAAGCAGTGATATATTACAAAGACACGTTTTTGTCACATAAAAACATGTATTACAAAGATACATTTTCATTACACATAAAAATATAGAGTTGAGATTTGATTCTTGGCAATATATATCAAGAATCAAATCTTAACATAACACTAAAATTGGGCATACAAACCTAAGTTCCTGAAATCACGTTCCTGACTTGAATTTATGATGACCAACTTGCCATCTTCACCAACAGATGCAATGTGATCTCCACTAGTAGCCAGGGCAGTGCAAGGGGCTGAAGCATCTACCATGGGACCGAGATAATATCATATGGTAAAGCATACGGGTATAACAAAGGAACGTAACTTTTTAAAACTAGGGGCATTTTTCTGATACACTTTACATAATATCTTACATGAAATGTGAAAGACAAATAGGTCAACAAAACAGAAAATGTATATTACAACAACCAATATCACAGATTAATTGAGAAAACCCTATCATTCAATCCTTACAACACGGTAGTATTCTTAGGCATGTCTGACCCAGGGCTAATACTATTACCTAAAGCCAGTTCAATAATCAAAAACTGCTACTTAGGATGCATCAAAGCAAATAAAGAGTTTCTGCATATACAAAAGAGTTCTAACTTAAATCTTAGACTGAAAAATGACACACAAGGTTAATTCACTAAGTTTATGTACAATTCTACCAGGCTCAAATTAGGAATCACATACGAGAGTTTATTATACACCATATTTCTCATCATATAAGATACACTTTTTATCCCCCAAAAAAGTCTCCAACCTATCACCCTGCATCTTATATGCCAATGGTTTGGAACTGTTTTTCCAAGATACTCCCTACTGAATAAGGGGTGTATCTTAGATGGCAGGTACTGCCATACAgtaaataatatatgcaaagatGTGAAATTTGGCTCTGTGACAAGCGAAGCTGAAGGAGGGCAACAAactttagaaaagagagagagagagccagtaatATCAAAGCACCACATGCAGAGCACATCTTCATAAGTCAATATTACCttcaaaaatatgaaatacctttacctgaaTTCATAACACACCTGCTTTCTGAAACAATCGACTAACCCTATAAATAAACTAAACAACATGGACCAGGGGCATTACCAAACGCCACGTGCTTGTGGTTAAGCCATACGTGAAAAATCACCTTCGGTAAAGTTGTATCATCAGAATACCATCTCACTgaagaacatctcactccaaaagagtctaccctttccctgctactgatcgtagcaCTGCCTTGATGCAGAAGGAACCCCTAAAGTAGTAACCTTCaggttatataacaaaaaaaaaaaacaataataataataactgctacctcgctgatgtgggagactgTGACTAAGTAttacaaataaaataaaataattataataataatataaataatataatcattctttagctctcatgtgtaatgcactgaaactacatctccctaaccacacccaggccccacagatcttaccatggtttactttggacgcttcacataccctggttcagtccactgacagcaagtcgaccccagtatactacatcaatccaattcactcttaagAAGTGGAACTGGAGTTTACTAGATATGAAGACTCTATAgctgtggccaaccccttgaaggagttccagttggaacaggcatcagaggcaCAGATAGATACAATAGATAAAAAGCAAGTACGGACAAAATTACTCATCGTCATCATTCAAGAGTGTGCGTATAAATTAAGGAAGATATAGTACTGTACACATAAATCTAAATGTACTGTCTTCAAATATAAGTATCGCACATATAGGATGTCTAGGCTTACCTCCAACGAAGCTGTGTATTTTGTCCCATGACATGATCTCCTCCAGGCAACCAGTAGCACTGTGCTGGTACAATTTCACCCCTCCAGTATTACCAGCTGCTGCAAATGTATCCCGTGTCACGTACTACATGCAGGACAAGAAAATTTACCTCATtcacttaccaaaaaaaaaaaataaacaaaaaaatttgCAAATTTCTCTCTCAACTAAAAAGACTGAGCCCTCTTCAAATAGTATCTTTTTTATACCTGACCTTTCCCAACTTCGCAAGGCAGTGTCAGGGGTGGACAAACATTGGTCTCATTTGCTCGTATCAGTTTCTAGTCACaaataatggactgaaaccaccgTCTAACATCCTTAGCCAAGTCTCTCCATAATCtatcctgaccacttcatatatgccttgattcagtccattaatGATGTGTCTCTCCGCATACTGCATTGCTCTAATTGTTTCTATCCAACACATACCTCTCAATTTCCTGAATGTTCGGGCCCCCAGTAGCATAAAGCaacttccatccttccatctcctcattccctctgccTTCAACACAAGAGATTCTGTCAGtctctctttactcattctctccaaatagcTGACTAATTTAGTTCACTCAGATCAGTGTTCTTAATCAaactaccctcactaccacagttCTCCATAACACGTTAATCTCTTACGCAATCaacctgcacatcaccacacaacatcctcaggcatttccagcatatccttCTTCTTCCTATCAAGCAATATAAATAATAGTTCAGTGCAAATATCTGTATAAATACTACGGTTACAACCTCTCTGTGAAGTGAAATTCTCTATGTTCAATTCACAGTCTCTTGTCAAAGTATCAACTTCATTTCAATGGGATGCTCTCTAAACATTTTTCTTTACGTCTATACTCATTCTTGAAAAAACAGCGACAAAAAACATTCTTACTGTTTATTCAATTCAAAAGAAATAGCAAGTTTTGTCTCAGTAAGCTGTATAATATACAGTACTGTACCTGTATGTCATTAACACTGCCACGATggggaagctgatgcatcacTGATGGATCCTCTTCTGACTCTGGTACGTGCCATAAAGCGACAACATTGTTCTGGAAATGGAATGTACATAAAGCACAACAAGAAACTACTTGCTGTCTCTTCGATGATAAAGTATTCTAAACTTCGATTAATGCTGCAATATCAGAATCCTCTCATTCATCCTACCCTTGCAACCGGTTGATAAATGGGCACTTTGTGTAGACTGAGGTACATATGTACTGTAGAGAGAGAGTCCATATGATCATGATGTGAACATACAACTTACGGTGCCATTAAAAAATATCTACTGCACTCAATAACACAAGTAACAGTCTCGTGCACTTCAAGAATTCATTAATAAAAAAACCTCTCATAACTTTCTCTGTGAACTGTCAAAAGTATAAAACAATGTTTTACAGAATAAGCAAAGTTTCAACCTAATCCTTACCTACGTAAGCCAAGCTCCAGTGGCAGCCATTACCTTAACAAGGCTGTTTTAATACCTGTTAAAGATCTTTTGTTATGTTATCTTACTATCTTACACTCCATTCACATCTTCAAGGAGAGGACTAAATGCATTGCTGCAGCCTTTTAGCTCACTGACATATATCCTCAACTTGTGCTCGCTGTGACGAAGTAACAAAAACATCCACGTCTCAACACTTCTTAATCATTCATTTAGCACAGAGTTGAACTGAACACTCAGGTGAAGTGAACATGTCCATTTACATCTGTCGTGACGACATAAAGGTGGGTGAACACTACGTCGCATGGCCTTGACCCTTAAGTTGTAAATACCTAACAGAATATGTTCTGTGCAACTTGAAAAGTTCCCGCAATTTCTGGGAAATGATTACAACAATCAAGTACGATTCAGCATGAGGAGAAGACTTTGGTAGCGAACAGTGCTCCTTCTCCGGAGCCTTGCGTGTGATAATAAAAATGCAATAGTTTTCCTgtttatcaaaattatcattaatcTATACGCTATTTTTGGCCTCTTGAAGCAGTAATAACAATGGACCATTCAAAGTTACTTACGTTTAGAGAACCCACGTGAGAGTAAAGAAAATCCTCAGGAGTCTGAAGAAAACTGTAACTTACGGactaaaaatgaaaaagaatacgaGAGCACCAGCAGCACCTCAACAACCTAATGACGAGATCTTACCCTAAACAGAATGCTCAAAAAATTCCTTTATTTACATCATTATTACTTTGGCTAGGTCGACTAGTCAAAAGATGACATTACCACTAATATACTGTACTACGGAAATTGTAATATACCACAGAAAATATCATGAATCAAAGCCCAAAATAAAAGTTACGAGTGGTTACGTGGTGTTTATAAAACATGTTTCTCATGTATATTATATAcgtttacctaacctaacctcacacagACGTATCTAACTCATCCAGGTCTAGTTGTTTATCCTAGCGCAGACTACCCTATCCAAGCGTAGCTTATGTTACCCTATCCTGACCGAGCCCAGGCTACCTTAGCCTAGATTAGCCTAACCTAGCGTAGCTTGTTACCCTATCCTGTCCTAGCCTATGCtaccttaacctagcctaacctaacctagcgtagCTTATGTTAACCTATTCTAACCTAGCCTATGCTACCTTAgcctagcccaacctaacctaccctaggcCTTCTGCTAAATTCTAAATTTCCTCAGTTGACTGGGTCTCCAAACGCAGGAGTCAACATAATATTATCAATTGTCACTAAACATCACATgacaagataaataaataaataaataaataaataaataaataatttctcAGCCGAAAAATAATTATCGTCGCCACCAAAACAAATCTCCTCCCTAAAAACATTCTGTTCTTTGGGGTTATTAATATTATTCTGAGCCTCTCACCGGATCCCCCCAGCTGCCTGTCACGAAGGTGTCAGTCCTGCCATAATCTGAGAGAGGAGGCTTCCAGCGGAGAGATTTGATCTTGCGAGAAACATATTTCTTGCTCACACGTCCGCCCGCCATGACTCAAAATCACAACCTGTTCGACTACCTCACCCAACAACTTGGACTAAAGTCTCTCTAAAGTTGTTATTtataattttataataatttACAACTCATAACAtcaattattttatattatattaaataATTGATTAATTGTTATTGGGTAATGATATTGTTTGGGTGTGTAGTTGAGCGGTGTCCACGTAGCAGACGAAAACAGGCAAATGTTTCTGAAATTATGTGGCAAATTGAGGCTCAATTGGTCCCCTAATTCCTTCCTCCAGCAGCCGCTGCCCTTACTGGTGAGTCCACTACACCCCATACCTCCTGCCAGCCCCATATGAGGAGGATTCAGGCCAGGCTACTCCCGTAATGAGGCTAATTACAGGAGAGGTTGTCAGTGTCAAGCTTGTTTATGTCTGGAGGATAATGACGTATTGAGGACATGGTCGTCACCAGGAGACATATTTCATCTAATAACACCCACACCTGTGACTAGATCCTCATTACCAATAGATAAATGAGGTTAGAGAAGGGTATGGAAGGCGAGGGCAGCCCATGTCTTGTGGGCAGGACACACTAGGGTTAGGGAGAGGCAA
This genomic interval carries:
- the Nup43 gene encoding nucleoporin Nup43, whose protein sequence is MAGGRVSKKYVSRKIKSLRWKPPLSDYGRTDTFVTGSWGDPNNVVALWHVPESEEDPSVMHQLPHRGSVNDIQYVTRDTFAAAGNTGGVKLYQHSATGCLEEIMSWDKIHSFVGDASAPCTALATSGDHIASVGEDGKLVIINSSQERDFRNLESVGGCSVYAVVFTRASEVVTGNMQGHLKLWDLRASQPVKATLLSPDQIAVCHLAGHPTQQHIVAAGGEDGALSIWDMRNTSQPFTIISAHSGPITEVRFHPASPEHLFSCGLDGQLLHWDASATARPSHMSSFKGTRDPAGGTVTVWLSSDVARGSIDTSSIIPGSLLPINSLDVEGSTLLAGSDNEAIYTVRQVLLC